Within the Deltaproteobacteria bacterium genome, the region AGGTGTTGCCGCTGGGCAACCCGCTGCGCATCGCCGAAGAGGTGGCGTCCATCGACCACATCAGCCACGGAAGGTTCGACTTCGGCGTCGGCCGCAGCAGCATCCCCAAGTTCTACGACGGCTTCAACATCCCGTATTCGGAAAGCACGGCGCGTTTCACCGAGTCGTTCGAGATCGTCATGCGCGCCTTCACCCAGGAGACCTTCTCCTTCGAAGGCGACTACTACTCCTACCACGACGTCAGCATCTCGCCGCGGCCGCTCCAGCAACCCTATCCCCCCATCTACATGGCCGTGCGCACGCCCGAGGGTTTCGCGCACACCGCCCGCAGCGGATTCAACGTGGTGTTGTGGTTCATGGGCGACTACTACGAGGACCGCCTGCAGATCTATCGCGAGGAATGGCAGGCCGCGGGCCATCCCGAGCCGCCCGAGATCCACGTGCGCGTGCCCATCTTCATCGCCGAGTCGGAAGCGGCGGCGCGGGAGATACCCCGGGCCAGCGTGGAGCACGACCTTCACCGCGTCATCGGCGAGGCCACGGCCATGAACGCCGCCGACCGCGTGGCCCAGGCCCAGGCCTTCCTGGCGGACTACGACTCGT harbors:
- a CDS encoding LLM class flavin-dependent oxidoreductase, whose product is MKFGLLVDCHVREGETQTLAFDELFDQVDAAESMGLDSIWIVEHHFRPKASVLSASMMMAGAIAARTQRVRIGTAVQVLPLGNPLRIAEEVASIDHISHGRFDFGVGRSSIPKFYDGFNIPYSESTARFTESFEIVMRAFTQETFSFEGDYYSYHDVSISPRPLQQPYPPIYMAVRTPEGFAHTARSGFNVVLWFMGDYYEDRLQIYREEWQAAGHPEPPEIHVRVPIFIAESEAAAREIPRASVEHDLHRVIGEATAMNAADRVAQAQAFLADYDSFLRTRVIYGSPESALDRIEEFRERTGLTGMILDVNHGGQIPHEQVINSIRLLTEKVAPRLA